Proteins from a genomic interval of Dendropsophus ebraccatus isolate aDenEbr1 chromosome 6, aDenEbr1.pat, whole genome shotgun sequence:
- the BAG2 gene encoding BAG family molecular chaperone regulator 2 yields the protein MAQARIQAKANDGQNGGKFCRSLSMAARSCHLLETLDDLEMRVQSLRDSASALELEKESLIETIHNVKNSQDMRNISDGEREELTLTAERLMDRTVTVEVSVETIRNPQQASSLQQATLIIDQILQKVMDNLEGGRKQLMSLYAACTSDVPSAPIDQKFQSVIIGCAIEDQKKIKRRLENLIRNIDSSEKSITLLEKQKAAPSQNNKM from the exons atggCACAAGCCCGGATCCAAGCCAAGGCGAACGACGGGCAAAACGGGGGCAAGTTCTGCCGCTCCCTGTCCATGGCGGCCCGGTCCTGTCACCTGCTGGAGACGCTGGATGACCTGGAGATGAG AGTGCAGTCCCTGCGTGACTCGGCATCCGCTCTGGAGCTGGAGAAGGAGTCTCTAATAGAGACGATTCACAATGTCAAGAACAGCCAGGACATGAGGAACATAAGTGATg GAGAAAGAGAAGAACTGACACTGACAGCAGAACGTCTGATGGACCGCACAGTGACTGTAGAAGTCTCGGTGGAAACCATCAGAAACCCCCAACAAGCCTCGTCCCTACAGCAAGCCACCCTGATCATTGATCAGATCCTTCAGAAAGTCATGGACAACCTGGAGGGCGGCAGGAAACAGCTGATGTCCCTGTACGCCGCTTGTACTTCTGATGTCCCATCTGCACCCATCGACCAGAAGTTCCAGTCCGTCATTATAGGATGCGCCATAGAGGACCAGAAGAAGATCAAGAGAAGACTAGAAAATCTTATCAGGAACATTGACAGTTCTGAGAAGTCTATTACACTGCTGGAGAAGCAGAAAGCGGCCCCTTCCCAGAACAATAAGATGTAG